A genomic region of bacterium HR17 contains the following coding sequences:
- a CDS encoding D-tagatose 3-epimerase: MPVRFAICNEVFQGWRVDDAFAFIREVGYDGVEIAPFTLAERAELVTAEERRRVRRLAESLGLGIVGLHWLLVSPPGLHLTTPDDAVRHRTQDYFRELINLCADLGGRIMVVGSPKQRALVPGDTYAAAWERAKRFFAPLMPLAERHGVTLCIEALPGETDFIPTLEEAIRFVQEFGHPCLQTMVDVKSAVAQGLALDDAVRKAAPYLRHVHANDANRLGPGMGDTDLTPLARALREIGYDGYVSVEVFDFSPGAERIAHESLAYLRRIFAAA; this comes from the coding sequence ATGCCTGTTCGCTTTGCAATTTGCAACGAGGTTTTTCAAGGATGGCGGGTGGACGACGCCTTCGCTTTCATTCGCGAGGTCGGCTACGACGGTGTGGAGATTGCACCCTTCACGCTGGCGGAACGAGCGGAATTGGTCACCGCTGAGGAGCGCCGGCGTGTCCGGCGGTTGGCAGAGTCGTTGGGGCTGGGGATCGTCGGGCTACATTGGCTTTTGGTGTCGCCGCCCGGCTTGCACCTGACGACGCCCGACGATGCGGTGCGACACCGCACGCAGGACTACTTTCGGGAACTCATTAACTTGTGTGCCGATTTGGGCGGACGCATCATGGTCGTCGGGTCGCCCAAACAACGGGCGTTGGTGCCCGGCGACACTTACGCGGCGGCGTGGGAACGGGCGAAACGGTTTTTCGCGCCCTTGATGCCGCTGGCGGAACGGCACGGCGTCACGCTGTGCATTGAAGCCTTGCCCGGCGAGACGGACTTCATCCCGACGCTAGAAGAAGCCATCCGGTTCGTGCAGGAATTTGGGCACCCCTGCCTGCAAACGATGGTGGATGTCAAAAGTGCGGTGGCGCAAGGTTTGGCGCTGGACGACGCCGTCCGCAAGGCGGCACCCTACTTGCGCCATGTCCACGCCAACGACGCCAACCGGCTCGGTCCTGGCATGGGCGACACAGACTTGACGCCGCTGGCGCGGGCACTGCGGGAAATCGGATACGACGGCTATGTTAGCGTGGAAGTGTTTGATTTTTCGCCCGGCGCCGAACGCATCGCTCACGAAAGCCTTGCCTATTTGCGCCGTATATTCGCCGCCGCGTGA
- the nadB gene encoding L-aspartate oxidase codes for MQSVIERCCDVLILGGGIAGLWCAYHTAPKASVVVLNKGSFAEASTFWAQGGMAAALAPSDAPEKHFADTVAAGAGLCDEDAVWTLVTEAPKQVMALWHIGVPFDTDDGQLVLTIEGAHSVERIAHAYGDATGRAVMETLPRAVEQRGVRLYERATALQLLVRDGAWAGAFVLRDGTVELWRAKACVLATGGCGQLFAVTTNPQGATGDGVALAFEVGARVADMEFVQFHPTALAVGEVPRPLISEALRGEGALLRNAKGERFMPRYHPRAELAPRDIVARAIFMEMQETGMPYVWLDITHKGEEFVRERFPNIYHACLARGFRLGREPVPVAPAAHYHMGGIRTDLWGRTNIPRLYAIGECACTGVHGANRLASNSLTEGLVFGYRVAHAVDEWLHAPLPALPDSMPVPPSGYSDWQMLRQIQQTMGELVGVVRWADGLTAATARLTELGKAARGLATRWVTTAWLIARAALERTESRGAHFRQDYPASDDARWRVHLTWQIGGAPVWQHPPQRHQEPVHRLSNRQDRRNASGE; via the coding sequence ATGCAATCGGTGATAGAGCGGTGTTGCGATGTGCTGATTTTGGGTGGGGGCATCGCAGGGCTATGGTGTGCTTACCATACGGCGCCGAAAGCGTCCGTCGTCGTCTTGAACAAAGGGAGTTTCGCGGAAGCCAGCACCTTCTGGGCACAAGGGGGGATGGCGGCAGCGTTGGCGCCTTCGGACGCTCCCGAAAAACACTTCGCTGATACCGTCGCCGCCGGCGCTGGGTTGTGCGATGAAGATGCGGTGTGGACTCTGGTGACGGAAGCCCCTAAGCAGGTGATGGCACTCTGGCACATCGGTGTGCCTTTTGATACCGATGACGGTCAATTGGTGCTGACGATTGAAGGGGCGCATTCCGTGGAGCGCATCGCTCACGCTTACGGGGACGCGACCGGACGGGCTGTGATGGAGACGCTCCCCCGCGCCGTAGAGCAGCGTGGCGTGCGGCTCTACGAGCGGGCGACCGCCCTGCAACTGCTCGTGCGCGACGGAGCGTGGGCCGGTGCGTTCGTGCTGCGGGACGGCACGGTGGAACTGTGGCGGGCAAAGGCGTGTGTGCTGGCGACTGGCGGCTGCGGGCAACTGTTCGCTGTCACGACCAACCCGCAGGGGGCGACCGGGGACGGTGTCGCACTGGCGTTTGAGGTCGGTGCGCGTGTAGCAGACATGGAGTTCGTGCAGTTTCACCCGACCGCGCTGGCGGTCGGGGAAGTGCCCCGTCCGCTGATTTCCGAAGCGCTGCGGGGTGAAGGGGCGCTGCTGCGTAACGCCAAAGGGGAGCGGTTCATGCCCCGTTACCATCCGCGCGCCGAACTGGCACCGCGCGACATCGTGGCGCGTGCCATTTTCATGGAAATGCAGGAAACAGGCATGCCGTATGTGTGGCTGGACATCACCCACAAAGGCGAAGAGTTCGTGCGGGAGCGGTTTCCGAACATCTATCACGCCTGCTTGGCACGCGGGTTTCGCCTCGGGCGCGAGCCGGTCCCTGTCGCTCCCGCCGCCCACTATCACATGGGCGGAATCCGCACCGATTTGTGGGGGCGCACCAACATCCCGCGCCTTTACGCCATCGGCGAATGCGCTTGCACCGGTGTGCACGGCGCCAACCGGTTGGCGAGCAATTCGCTGACGGAAGGGTTGGTGTTCGGCTACCGCGTCGCCCACGCGGTGGATGAGTGGCTGCATGCACCGCTGCCTGCATTGCCCGATAGCATGCCCGTGCCGCCTAGCGGCTACAGCGATTGGCAAATGCTGCGGCAGATTCAGCAAACGATGGGCGAACTGGTAGGCGTGGTGCGTTGGGCTGATGGATTGACCGCAGCGACGGCGCGGTTGACAGAATTAGGCAAAGCAGCCCGCGGCCTCGCCACTCGGTGGGTCACTACGGCTTGGTTGATCGCTCGTGCGGCGCTGGAACGCACAGAAAGCCGCGGCGCCCATTTCCGGCAGGACTACCCCGCCTCCGATGATGCCCGTTGGCGGGTGCATCTGACATGGCAAATAGGTGGCGCGCCTGTCTGGCAACACCCGCCGCAAAGGCATCAAGAACCTGTCCATCGCTTGTCTAATAGGCAGGACAGACGCAACGCAAGCGGTGAATAA
- the lysC gene encoding Aspartokinase — MSRRSERIATIVEPQQEEFERQRGVTGIAVEDGLAHVVVEVAPDLAERLKVFRALADAGISLSLIKFHPDSIHFIVRKEAVRKTQEVLRRLNRSVRVTRDCAMVTVLSSAMRDLPGVMARVAEAIYEQEVELLETGDSHDAVMLLVRRTDAEKVAEALRKKFGLNTPPVRDKGASQAPQEG; from the coding sequence ATGAGCCGACGCAGCGAACGCATCGCGACCATCGTGGAACCACAGCAAGAGGAGTTTGAACGCCAGCGCGGCGTGACCGGCATCGCTGTTGAGGACGGGCTGGCGCATGTCGTCGTGGAAGTCGCCCCAGACCTTGCAGAGCGGTTGAAAGTGTTTCGGGCGCTGGCAGACGCCGGCATCAGCCTGTCGCTCATCAAGTTTCATCCCGACAGTATCCACTTTATCGTCCGCAAAGAAGCGGTGCGCAAAACGCAAGAGGTGCTGCGCCGGCTCAACCGCTCCGTGCGTGTGACCCGCGATTGTGCGATGGTGACTGTTCTTTCATCGGCGATGCGGGATTTGCCCGGCGTGATGGCACGGGTCGCCGAGGCGATTTACGAACAAGAGGTGGAACTGTTGGAGACAGGTGACTCACACGATGCCGTCATGTTGCTGGTGCGCCGCACCGATGCGGAAAAGGTCGCAGAAGCGCTCCGCAAAAAGTTTGGGCTCAACACCCCACCCGTTCGTGACAAAGGGGCGTCCCAAGCCCCGCAGGAGGGATGA
- the ask gene encoding Aspartokinase yields MRVIVQKFGGTSVATKERLFVAAQRVVKAKREGYAPVVVVSAPGRKGDPYATDTLISLAKDIDPQVPVEPRELDLLMTCGEIIGIVLMAQAIKVVGGYRTIALTGGQAGIYTDGTFGNARIVRIDPTAIWAALRHDMVPVVAGFQGVTERGDLAGHGHITTLGRGGSDTTAGALAAALGAEACEIYTDVEGVMTADPRIVGAKARVLPSVTYEEVSEMAHLGAKVVHPRCVEIAMAHRIPVWVRKPDSDNPGTVIKERASDLPQKMFRFTGVTHLPYVAHFKVHVAHQDDLPEIETEIYRVLGEAGIPTYFVGKSRQLFEFAIVRENLERVRSLLDGLTIPVTVNRHSRLYLLTLAPGSVGHSERRRMLARLQPRLEVVDAPVEVTTNCAIVSLVVLNTREVPGIMARILEALVDANITVLQVTDAQHSVSCLILEEDMVRAVNVLHDKFELHTGVGQQLRVLAPTA; encoded by the coding sequence GTGCGAGTGATCGTGCAGAAGTTCGGCGGCACTTCCGTCGCGACGAAAGAGCGCCTGTTCGTCGCCGCCCAGCGGGTCGTCAAAGCCAAGCGGGAGGGCTATGCGCCTGTCGTCGTCGTGTCGGCGCCGGGGCGCAAAGGTGACCCCTACGCGACCGACACGCTCATCAGCCTCGCCAAAGACATTGACCCACAAGTGCCCGTTGAACCCCGCGAACTGGACCTGCTGATGACCTGCGGCGAGATCATCGGTATCGTCTTGATGGCGCAAGCCATCAAGGTCGTCGGCGGCTACCGCACCATCGCCCTGACCGGCGGGCAAGCGGGCATCTACACTGACGGCACTTTTGGCAACGCCCGCATCGTGCGGATTGACCCGACCGCCATTTGGGCAGCGCTGCGACACGACATGGTGCCCGTCGTCGCCGGCTTTCAGGGGGTCACCGAACGGGGCGACTTAGCCGGGCATGGGCACATCACGACCTTGGGACGGGGCGGCTCGGACACGACCGCCGGCGCGTTGGCAGCGGCGTTGGGTGCGGAAGCCTGCGAAATCTACACCGATGTGGAGGGCGTGATGACTGCCGACCCGCGTATCGTCGGGGCGAAAGCCCGTGTCCTGCCGTCCGTCACCTACGAAGAAGTCTCCGAGATGGCGCATTTGGGCGCAAAGGTCGTTCACCCGCGCTGCGTGGAAATTGCGATGGCGCATCGTATCCCCGTCTGGGTCCGCAAGCCCGATAGCGATAACCCCGGCACCGTCATCAAAGAGCGCGCCAGCGACCTGCCGCAAAAGATGTTCCGCTTCACCGGCGTCACCCACCTGCCGTATGTCGCCCATTTCAAGGTCCATGTCGCCCACCAAGACGACTTGCCCGAAATTGAAACGGAGATTTACCGCGTCTTGGGTGAGGCGGGCATCCCGACCTACTTCGTCGGCAAGAGCCGGCAACTCTTTGAGTTCGCCATCGTCCGCGAAAACTTGGAGCGGGTGCGGAGCCTGCTGGATGGACTGACTATCCCGGTGACGGTCAACCGCCACAGCCGCCTTTACCTGTTGACCTTAGCGCCGGGCAGCGTCGGGCATTCCGAACGGCGCCGCATGCTGGCGCGGTTGCAACCCCGCTTGGAAGTCGTGGACGCCCCTGTTGAAGTGACGACCAACTGCGCCATCGTGAGCCTTGTCGTCTTGAACACGCGGGAAGTGCCCGGCATCATGGCGCGCATCTTGGAAGCCTTGGTGGACGCCAACATCACCGTCCTGCAAGTCACCGACGCCCAACATTCCGTCTCGTGCCTGATTTTGGAAGAGGACATGGTCCGCGCCGTCAATGTCTTGCACGACAAGTTTGAACTGCACACGGGCGTCGGTCAGCAACTGCGGGTGCTGGCGCCTACCGCTTGA
- a CDS encoding PhoH-like protein, which produces MSATEQQHISIVVPVSNATLLHRVLGVRDEYLRLLQRELGVRLVAREGGLEVHGPAVQAERAAEVLRQMLAAVDKGSTLSAADVRYLLNLARRGQIAEAEDLFTETIVVTERGKRVAPKTLGQARYVDAMKRHDLVFAIGPAGTGKTFLAVAMAVAALKQRQVARIILARPAVEAGEKLGFLPGDIYEKVDPYMRPLYDALYELLDYDKVQRLIERRTVEVIPLAYMRGRTFNDAFIVLDEAQNTTPLQMKMFLTRMGFGAKIVVTGDITQIDLPKGVTSGLVEVQRVLKDVDGVAFVYLTEQDVVRHPLVQRIIQAYEQWERQRRTPHRNDRGEGDDEQ; this is translated from the coding sequence GTGAGTGCAACCGAGCAGCAACACATCTCCATCGTTGTGCCGGTGAGCAACGCGACTTTGTTGCATCGGGTGTTGGGGGTGCGGGACGAGTATTTGCGACTGTTGCAACGGGAGTTGGGGGTGCGATTGGTCGCCCGCGAAGGCGGGTTAGAAGTGCACGGACCGGCGGTGCAAGCGGAACGGGCTGCCGAAGTGCTCCGCCAAATGCTGGCAGCGGTTGACAAGGGGAGCACCCTTTCCGCCGCCGATGTCCGTTACTTGCTGAACTTAGCCCGACGCGGGCAAATTGCGGAAGCCGAAGATCTGTTCACGGAGACGATTGTTGTCACCGAGCGCGGCAAGCGCGTTGCCCCCAAAACCCTGGGACAAGCCCGTTATGTAGACGCAATGAAGCGGCACGACCTGGTCTTCGCCATCGGTCCCGCTGGGACGGGCAAGACCTTTTTAGCGGTGGCGATGGCGGTCGCCGCCCTCAAGCAGCGGCAAGTCGCCCGCATTATCTTGGCTCGCCCTGCAGTGGAAGCCGGCGAAAAATTGGGCTTTTTGCCCGGCGATATCTACGAGAAAGTGGACCCTTACATGCGCCCGCTTTACGATGCCCTCTACGAGTTGCTGGACTACGACAAGGTGCAACGGTTAATTGAGCGGCGCACTGTTGAGGTGATTCCGCTGGCTTACATGCGTGGGCGCACCTTCAACGACGCCTTCATCGTTTTGGACGAGGCTCAAAACACGACGCCTTTGCAGATGAAGATGTTTTTGACGCGGATGGGGTTCGGCGCAAAAATCGTCGTCACCGGGGACATCACCCAAATTGATTTACCCAAAGGCGTCACTTCGGGCTTGGTGGAAGTGCAACGGGTGCTCAAGGATGTGGACGGTGTGGCTTTCGTCTACTTGACCGAACAGGATGTCGTCCGTCACCCGTTAGTGCAGCGCATCATTCAGGCTTACGAACAGTGGGAACGCCAACGCCGCACCCCCCACCGCAACGACCGAGGTGAGGGCGATGACGAGCAATGA
- the pgpH gene encoding Cyclic-di-AMP phosphodiesterase PgpH — protein MTSNDPSLRRSRWWRFTARPVTSKRPSKSTPARIPLVRLGLFGLTVLALVFGMLPPPLMAPFAFREGEVFPHEIRAYRTVRYLSAIETERRRQEVAAAVPRQYRRDPAVAAQWRAVLNDLFDGAQALRAQPSSVAEKLRRLRQAVGLALPDQVLLTLLRASPATLELMRRSLLNLLETEWQRGIRPTAEDRLAALERVKNRIAQLPLTTDHQWALVRLAEVALQPNLVFDPIATERARERARASVPPVWRTIQAGELIARRGELVTAAHLEKLHALGYNFPALMGTFLLASLLTVGIVFFLRMALPTVYGDNRQLTLLALLWLPGLILVRVLMAPLGPEIAFPTVAAAAMMTTVLVNPLFSLFASGVFALATTLGMATDWQTLPTSAFRPFFVTVTVGVAATFLTADVRTRGHLMRAGLLLALGTLALQAVIGTVTGETLLMTWSDLQRLVLWAVLTGALPPALSLISLSGLERLFGVTTVFTLMELANPHAPLLRELAEKAPGTYQSSLMVARLAQEAAKRIGANDLLAWVGGLYHDIGKLVRPHYFVENLPPGSHNPHDKISPQMSAKVLALHVEQGEELARHHRLPPPIVDIIREHHGTSVMTYFLAKAKERGELTNEAQYRYSGPKPRSKESAIVMLADSVEAAVKAVSDPTPEQIERIVHEVVDAKVADGQLDDAPLTLHELQEIKRALIDTLKSIYHHRIEYPKVTPHRHAEPTTHLAERHSNPTPPMAR, from the coding sequence ATGACGAGCAATGACCCGTCCCTCCGACGCTCCCGCTGGTGGCGTTTCACGGCTCGCCCTGTAACTTCCAAACGCCCGTCAAAGTCCACACCGGCACGCATACCCCTCGTGCGGTTGGGGCTGTTTGGACTGACCGTTCTCGCGTTGGTGTTCGGAATGCTCCCGCCACCGCTGATGGCTCCGTTTGCGTTCCGCGAAGGTGAAGTGTTCCCTCACGAAATTCGGGCTTACCGCACCGTCCGTTACCTATCGGCGATAGAAACGGAACGGCGCCGCCAAGAAGTGGCTGCCGCTGTGCCCCGTCAGTATCGGCGCGACCCTGCTGTCGCCGCCCAATGGCGGGCAGTGTTAAACGATCTTTTTGACGGGGCGCAAGCGCTCCGCGCCCAGCCGTCGTCGGTCGCCGAGAAACTGCGCCGACTCCGCCAAGCCGTGGGGTTAGCGCTCCCCGACCAAGTGCTTTTGACCTTGTTGCGGGCGTCGCCGGCGACTTTGGAACTGATGCGCCGCAGTTTGTTGAATTTGTTGGAAACGGAATGGCAGCGGGGAATCAGACCGACAGCCGAAGACCGACTCGCCGCGTTGGAACGCGTTAAAAACCGCATCGCCCAACTGCCCTTGACGACGGACCACCAATGGGCGCTCGTGCGGTTAGCGGAGGTTGCCCTTCAGCCCAACTTGGTGTTTGACCCAATCGCGACAGAGCGCGCCCGGGAACGCGCTCGCGCTTCGGTGCCACCCGTCTGGCGCACCATTCAAGCCGGTGAACTGATTGCTCGGCGGGGCGAACTGGTCACCGCCGCTCACCTGGAAAAACTCCACGCGCTGGGCTACAACTTCCCCGCGCTTATGGGGACTTTCCTGCTGGCATCACTGTTGACGGTCGGCATCGTATTTTTCCTGCGCATGGCGCTGCCGACCGTTTACGGTGACAACCGCCAACTGACATTGTTAGCGCTGCTGTGGTTGCCTGGGCTGATTTTAGTGCGTGTGTTGATGGCACCTCTTGGTCCCGAAATTGCGTTCCCGACAGTCGCTGCGGCTGCGATGATGACGACGGTGCTGGTGAACCCGTTGTTCAGCCTGTTTGCGTCGGGCGTTTTCGCCTTGGCGACGACCTTGGGCATGGCGACCGATTGGCAAACGCTGCCGACCAGCGCGTTCCGTCCTTTTTTCGTGACGGTGACCGTCGGTGTCGCGGCGACTTTTTTGACGGCTGATGTCCGCACGCGCGGGCACCTGATGCGTGCCGGGTTGCTCTTAGCGTTGGGCACGCTGGCTTTGCAAGCGGTCATCGGCACGGTCACCGGCGAAACCTTGCTGATGACTTGGAGCGACTTACAACGGCTCGTGCTGTGGGCGGTTCTGACAGGGGCGTTGCCCCCAGCCCTCTCCCTCATCAGCCTGAGCGGGTTAGAGCGACTTTTTGGGGTCACCACCGTGTTTACCCTGATGGAACTGGCAAACCCCCATGCCCCGCTGCTGCGGGAGTTAGCAGAGAAAGCCCCTGGCACTTACCAAAGTTCGCTGATGGTGGCGCGACTGGCTCAAGAGGCAGCCAAACGCATCGGCGCCAACGACCTTTTGGCGTGGGTCGGCGGTCTCTACCATGACATCGGGAAATTGGTGCGCCCCCACTACTTCGTGGAAAACTTGCCGCCAGGAAGCCACAACCCACACGACAAGATAAGCCCGCAAATGTCTGCGAAAGTCTTGGCGCTCCATGTGGAACAGGGCGAAGAGTTAGCGCGACACCACCGCTTACCTCCGCCGATTGTGGACATCATTCGCGAACATCACGGCACCTCCGTCATGACCTATTTCCTCGCCAAAGCCAAAGAGCGGGGTGAGTTAACCAACGAAGCCCAGTATCGCTACAGCGGTCCTAAACCTCGCAGTAAGGAAAGCGCTATCGTCATGCTCGCCGACAGCGTGGAGGCTGCCGTGAAAGCCGTCAGCGACCCGACGCCAGAACAAATTGAGCGCATCGTCCACGAAGTCGTGGATGCTAAGGTCGCTGACGGGCAACTGGACGATGCACCCCTCACGCTGCACGAACTGCAGGAGATCAAGCGTGCCCTAATAGACACCCTCAAAAGCATCTACCACCATCGCATTGAATATCCGAAGGTGACACCTCACCGCCATGCCGAACCGACCACGCATCTCGCTGAGCGTCACTCCAACCCTACGCCGCCGATGGCGCGTTGA
- the ybeY gene encoding Endoribonuclease YbeY — protein MICDDATIHALNRQFLRHDYPTDVLSFPLGDTLPDGTTLLGEIVISMDTATRNAQRYHQSLERELVHLALHGTLHLLGYDDQTPAQRRRMRYKERTYLRYLERSSPDRLQHRP, from the coding sequence GTGATTTGCGACGATGCCACCATTCACGCCCTCAATCGGCAGTTTTTGCGCCACGACTATCCGACCGATGTCCTCAGTTTTCCGCTGGGCGATACGCTACCCGACGGCACGACGCTGTTAGGCGAAATCGTCATCAGCATGGACACCGCGACCCGCAACGCGCAGCGCTATCACCAGTCGTTAGAGCGGGAACTGGTGCACCTCGCCCTTCACGGCACGCTCCACCTGCTCGGCTACGACGACCAAACCCCTGCCCAACGCCGTCGCATGCGCTACAAGGAGCGCACCTACCTGCGCTATTTGGAACGCTCTTCGCCCGACCGCTTACAGCACCGTCCGTAG